From the Billgrantia sulfidoxydans genome, one window contains:
- a CDS encoding corrinoid protein — MDMFPKASAYAAFATIPVIWVWNDQERSAMTEQYNENEDFDLNDLPDDELVEQIHDDLYNGLRDEVVEGTEILLERGWSANKVLDEALVGGMAIVGVDFRDGILFVPEVLMAANAMKGGMEVLRPLLAASGSETIGKIVIGTVKGDIHDIGKNLVSMMMEGAGFEVIDIGINIPVEAYIEALEEHRPDILGMSALLTTTMPYMKVVIDTLVEKGLRDDVIVMVGGAPLNEEFGQAIGADAYCRDAGVAVDMAKELIATRRAA; from the coding sequence ATGGATATGTTCCCTAAGGCGAGCGCATACGCTGCATTCGCAACCATACCCGTAATTTGGGTATGGAATGACCAGGAGCGGAGCGCCATGACAGAACAGTACAATGAAAACGAAGACTTCGACCTAAACGACCTACCCGATGACGAGCTCGTCGAGCAAATACACGACGATCTCTACAATGGGCTACGCGACGAAGTGGTCGAAGGCACCGAGATCCTGCTCGAGCGTGGCTGGAGCGCCAACAAAGTGCTCGACGAAGCACTGGTGGGCGGCATGGCCATCGTTGGTGTCGATTTTCGTGACGGCATCCTCTTCGTCCCCGAAGTATTGATGGCAGCCAATGCCATGAAGGGGGGCATGGAAGTGCTGCGCCCCCTGCTGGCAGCTTCCGGCTCCGAGACCATCGGAAAGATCGTGATCGGTACCGTCAAGGGCGACATTCACGACATCGGCAAAAACCTGGTGTCGATGATGATGGAAGGTGCCGGCTTTGAGGTGATCGACATCGGTATCAATATCCCAGTGGAAGCCTACATCGAAGCGCTGGAAGAGCACAGGCCAGACATCCTTGGCATGTCGGCGCTGCTAACCACCACCATGCCCTACATGAAAGTCGTCATCGATACGCTGGTCGAGAAGGGGCTGCGTGACGATGTCATCGTCATGGTCGGTGGCGCCCCGCTCAATGAAGAGTTCGGCCAGGCCATCGGTGCCGATGCCTACTGCCGCGATGCCGGGGTGGCGGTCGATATGGCCAAGGAACTCATCGCGACGCGTCGCGCCGCCTGA
- the purU gene encoding formyltetrahydrofolate deformylase, whose translation MSAMIEGKNIYLLKANCKGAIGTVSRLTTYLAQRHCYIMELAQFDEIETGNFYVRCVFSTTPGITPKLEELRTEFGQGVAERDGMEWEMHDTLALPKVLIMVSKYDHCLDDLLYRQRTGEIKMEIPAIVSNHPDLKRLADWYEIPFYHLPITPETKQEQERQVLDLIEETGAELVVLARYMQILSSNLCEELAGRAINIHHSFLPGFKGAKPYHQAFERGVKLIGATAHYVTTDLDEGPIIEQVVERVDHTYSPAQLAAVGRDAENMALSRAVRYHLEHRVFPNGNKTVVFR comes from the coding sequence ATGTCCGCTATGATCGAAGGGAAGAATATTTACTTGCTGAAGGCCAACTGCAAGGGGGCCATCGGTACCGTTTCCCGACTTACTACCTACCTTGCCCAGCGTCACTGCTACATCATGGAGCTGGCCCAGTTTGATGAAATTGAAACCGGTAATTTTTATGTCCGCTGCGTTTTTTCCACCACACCTGGCATCACTCCCAAGTTGGAGGAACTCAGGACCGAATTCGGCCAGGGCGTTGCCGAGCGCGACGGCATGGAGTGGGAGATGCACGACACCCTGGCCCTGCCCAAGGTGCTGATCATGGTGTCGAAGTACGATCATTGCCTCGATGATCTTTTGTATCGACAGCGGACTGGCGAGATCAAGATGGAGATTCCGGCCATCGTCTCCAATCACCCCGACCTAAAGCGCCTCGCCGACTGGTATGAGATTCCTTTCTATCACCTACCCATTACACCGGAGACCAAGCAGGAACAGGAGCGCCAGGTACTCGACCTCATTGAGGAAACGGGGGCCGAGCTGGTCGTCCTTGCGCGTTACATGCAAATCCTTTCCTCCAACCTATGCGAGGAACTGGCTGGTCGCGCCATCAATATCCACCACTCTTTCCTTCCGGGCTTCAAAGGCGCCAAGCCCTATCACCAGGCCTTTGAGCGGGGCGTCAAGCTGATCGGCGCCACCGCCCACTACGTTACAACCGACCTGGACGAAGGGCCGATCATCGAACAAGTCGTCGAACGGGTCGACCACACCTACAGTCCTGCCCAATTGGCAGCCGTGGGACGCGATGCCGAGAACATGGCGCTGTCGCGGGCGGTCCGTTACCACCTGGAGCATCGCGTCTTCCCCAATGGCAACAAGACCGTCGTCTTCCGCTGA
- the folD gene encoding bifunctional methylenetetrahydrofolate dehydrogenase/methenyltetrahydrofolate cyclohydrolase FolD yields the protein MSILIDGKAHAARLREEIGRQVGRLRQHDLITPGLAVILVGEDPASQVYVRNKATQAREAGMSSFEYRLADSVPQIQLLDLIERLNCDPEVHGILVQLPLPPQVDEARVIQAICPAKDIDGFHPINVGNIATGGYGMVPCTPLGCLTLLKFQLGDLSGKRAVVLGRSNIVGKPMASLLLKEHCTVTVAHSRTRQLEEVCRQADILVAAVGRPCLVKEDWIKPGATVIDVGINRIEADGRTRLVGDVDFEGARKVAGALTPVPGGVGPMTIACLLLNTLEATCRQHDIPFPDDIMSLAWGSTSAEMA from the coding sequence ATGTCCATCCTGATCGATGGCAAGGCCCACGCCGCTCGGCTTCGCGAAGAGATCGGCCGTCAAGTAGGCAGACTGCGTCAGCACGACCTGATCACACCCGGCCTGGCCGTGATCCTCGTCGGCGAGGATCCAGCCAGTCAAGTCTATGTGCGCAACAAGGCGACCCAGGCCCGGGAAGCTGGCATGTCCTCGTTCGAATACCGCCTGGCTGACAGCGTGCCCCAAATCCAGTTACTCGACCTGATCGAGCGGCTCAACTGCGATCCGGAAGTGCACGGCATCCTGGTCCAGCTGCCGCTACCGCCTCAGGTCGATGAGGCACGTGTAATCCAGGCCATCTGTCCAGCCAAGGACATTGATGGCTTCCATCCGATCAACGTGGGCAACATCGCCACGGGGGGATACGGGATGGTGCCCTGCACGCCACTCGGCTGCCTGACGCTGCTCAAATTTCAACTGGGTGATCTGAGTGGCAAGCGTGCCGTAGTGCTGGGGCGCTCCAACATCGTTGGCAAGCCGATGGCCAGCCTGCTGCTGAAGGAGCACTGCACCGTGACCGTCGCGCACTCACGCACACGGCAACTCGAGGAGGTGTGCCGTCAGGCAGACATCTTGGTGGCTGCGGTAGGCCGGCCGTGCCTGGTCAAGGAGGACTGGATCAAGCCCGGGGCCACGGTGATCGACGTAGGCATCAATCGCATCGAGGCCGATGGACGGACGCGGCTGGTTGGAGACGTGGACTTCGAAGGTGCCCGCAAGGTTGCCGGCGCCCTTACACCGGTCCCCGGTGGCGTCGGCCCCATGACCATCGCCTGCCTGTTACTCAACACCTTGGAAGCCACCTGCCGACAGCATGACATTCCCTTCCCCGACGACATCATGTCGCTGGCTTGGGGGAGCACGTCGGCCGAGATGGCCTAA
- a CDS encoding trimethylamine methyltransferase family protein — translation MDSTSSRRRTRTAGNARRAGRGATAVSVQPYATRQIPHFEILDHAGLSLLEENADTILEEIGIDFRDDEEALQIWRDAGADVQGERVRMPRGLCRRLIQDSAPRQFTQHARNPARNVEIGGPHTVYVPAYGCPFVHDIDRGRRYGTLEDFQNFVKLAYLSPSLHHSGGTICEPVDLPVNKRHFDMIYSHMKYSDKCFMGSVTHPDRARDTVEMAKILFGERWIDPDTGKPRTCVISLINANSPMTFDDTMLGAAKVYARANQACIVTPFILAGAMSPVTVAGTAAQTLAEAMAGMAFIQLVNPGAPVVLGSFASSMSMQSGAPTFGTPEPALVLYVMASLARRLGVPFRSGGSFTASKLPDAQAASESANTLLPTTLGGVNFALHSAGWLEGGLAMGYEKFIMDADQTGMMQTLLKGVDLSENGQAMDAIREVGPGKHFLGCAHTQANFKDAFYLSLIADNNSFEQWDADGRLDMAQRANARWKKLLAEYEAPPLDPAIDEALLNYMATRKAAFPDSNI, via the coding sequence ATGGATTCCACCTCATCTCGCCGCCGTACCCGCACCGCTGGAAACGCCCGCCGCGCCGGTAGAGGGGCCACCGCCGTCTCGGTCCAGCCCTACGCCACACGCCAAATCCCTCACTTCGAAATCCTCGATCACGCGGGGCTCTCCCTCCTTGAGGAGAATGCCGACACCATCCTCGAGGAGATTGGCATCGATTTTCGCGACGATGAGGAAGCCCTGCAGATCTGGCGTGATGCCGGTGCCGACGTGCAGGGGGAGCGCGTACGCATGCCGCGTGGCCTGTGCCGGCGGCTGATCCAGGATAGCGCGCCTCGCCAGTTTACCCAGCACGCGCGAAATCCTGCACGCAATGTGGAGATCGGCGGGCCGCACACCGTCTACGTGCCTGCCTACGGCTGCCCCTTCGTGCACGACATCGACCGTGGAAGGCGCTATGGCACGCTCGAAGACTTCCAGAACTTCGTCAAGCTCGCCTACCTGTCACCGAGCCTCCATCACTCCGGCGGTACCATTTGTGAGCCAGTCGACCTGCCGGTCAACAAGCGTCACTTCGACATGATCTACAGCCACATGAAGTACTCTGACAAGTGCTTCATGGGCTCGGTGACCCACCCAGATCGCGCCCGGGACACGGTCGAGATGGCCAAGATCCTGTTCGGCGAACGCTGGATCGATCCCGACACCGGCAAGCCGCGCACCTGTGTGATCAGCTTGATCAACGCCAACTCGCCGATGACCTTTGATGACACCATGCTGGGTGCCGCAAAGGTCTATGCGCGAGCCAACCAGGCCTGCATCGTGACCCCCTTCATCTTGGCAGGCGCCATGTCACCGGTGACCGTGGCCGGCACCGCCGCCCAGACCCTGGCCGAGGCCATGGCCGGTATGGCCTTCATACAGCTGGTGAACCCGGGCGCCCCGGTGGTGCTGGGCAGCTTCGCCAGCTCCATGTCGATGCAGTCCGGCGCCCCCACCTTTGGTACGCCGGAGCCGGCGCTGGTGCTCTACGTCATGGCGAGCCTGGCCCGCCGCCTCGGAGTACCCTTTCGTTCCGGCGGCTCGTTCACCGCCTCCAAGTTGCCTGACGCCCAGGCCGCCAGCGAGAGTGCCAACACCCTGCTGCCCACCACCCTGGGCGGCGTCAACTTCGCGCTGCATTCGGCGGGTTGGCTGGAAGGGGGGCTGGCCATGGGTTACGAGAAGTTCATCATGGATGCCGACCAGACCGGCATGATGCAGACGCTGCTCAAGGGTGTCGATCTGTCGGAGAACGGCCAGGCCATGGACGCCATTCGCGAGGTCGGCCCCGGCAAGCATTTCCTGGGCTGTGCGCATACCCAGGCCAACTTCAAGGACGCTTTTTACCTCTCACTGATCGCCGACAACAACAGCTTCGAGCAGTGGGATGCCGACGGCCGGCTGGACATGGCCCAGCGCGCCAACGCCCGGTGGAAGAAACTACTCGCCGAATACGAGGCGCCGCCCTTGGATCCGGCGATTGACGAGGCTCTGCTCAACTACATGGCAACCCGCAAGGCAGCCTTCCCCGATTCCAATATATAG
- a CDS encoding BCCT family transporter, whose product MKEPISPPSDGVPAPEGPADLIDTDYVIGQDNIIGEFKLNLDIHGKVFAISALVTLFFVILTLALHSEVEPLFTGLRNWLTSHLTWFFLLSANIFVVLCLVLVVSPLGKVRIGGANARPDFSYSAWFSMLFAAGMGIGLMFYGVSEPMSHFASSLGGTSLDGGMRSDWAPLGAAVGNPEAAARLGMAASIFHWGLHPWAIYAVVALALAIFSYNKGLPLTMRSIFYPMLGERIWGWPGHAIDILAVFATLFGLATSLGLGASQATAGLGYLFGTPGGDTTMVLLIIGITLIAILSIVAGVDKGVRRLSEINMVLAFLLLAFVIVVGPTLVIFTGVLDNLVAYITHLPALSAPFGREDANFSQGWTAFYWAWWISWSPFVGMFIARVSRGRSVREFIIAVLLIPSLVSVVWMTAFGGTAVNQLVTTGFEGVQDAALELQLFVMLGELPLTAITSFVGIVLVVVFFVTSSDSGSLVIDTITAGGKVDAPKPQRVFWAVIEGLIAIALLLGGGLVALQAMAVSTGLPFTLVLLAGCFAIVKGLLSEHRLINPKYRKTSIT is encoded by the coding sequence ATGAAAGAACCCATCTCACCACCCTCCGATGGAGTTCCAGCCCCCGAGGGCCCAGCCGACCTGATCGATACCGATTACGTGATCGGGCAGGACAACATCATCGGCGAGTTCAAGCTGAACCTGGACATCCACGGCAAGGTATTCGCCATCTCGGCCCTGGTCACGCTGTTCTTCGTCATTCTAACCCTGGCCCTGCACAGCGAAGTGGAGCCGCTGTTCACCGGGCTGCGCAACTGGCTGACCAGCCACCTCACCTGGTTCTTCCTGCTCTCCGCCAATATCTTCGTGGTGCTCTGCCTGGTGCTGGTCGTCTCGCCATTGGGCAAGGTGCGCATCGGTGGTGCCAACGCCAGGCCCGACTTCTCCTATTCGGCCTGGTTCTCGATGCTGTTCGCCGCCGGCATGGGCATTGGCCTGATGTTCTACGGCGTCTCGGAGCCCATGTCGCACTTCGCCTCCTCTCTCGGCGGTACCAGCCTGGACGGTGGCATGCGCAGCGACTGGGCACCCCTGGGCGCCGCCGTCGGCAACCCCGAGGCGGCGGCGCGGCTGGGCATGGCGGCCAGCATCTTCCACTGGGGCCTGCATCCCTGGGCGATCTACGCCGTGGTGGCACTGGCCCTGGCGATCTTCTCCTACAACAAGGGCCTGCCGCTGACCATGCGCTCGATCTTCTACCCCATGCTGGGTGAGCGCATCTGGGGCTGGCCAGGCCATGCCATCGACATCCTGGCGGTCTTCGCAACGCTGTTCGGCCTGGCCACCTCGCTGGGATTGGGTGCCTCCCAGGCCACGGCGGGGCTGGGTTACCTGTTCGGCACGCCGGGTGGGGATACCACCATGGTGCTGCTGATCATCGGCATCACGCTGATCGCTATCCTCTCCATCGTGGCTGGCGTCGACAAGGGCGTGCGCCGGCTGTCAGAGATCAACATGGTGCTGGCTTTCCTGCTGCTGGCGTTCGTGATCGTCGTGGGCCCGACCCTGGTGATCTTCACCGGCGTACTGGACAATCTGGTCGCCTACATCACCCACCTGCCGGCGCTCTCGGCGCCGTTCGGTCGCGAGGATGCCAACTTCAGCCAGGGATGGACGGCCTTCTACTGGGCCTGGTGGATCTCCTGGTCGCCCTTCGTCGGCATGTTCATCGCCCGGGTATCACGCGGGCGCAGCGTGCGCGAATTCATCATCGCCGTACTGCTGATTCCCTCGCTGGTTTCGGTAGTGTGGATGACCGCCTTCGGCGGCACCGCCGTCAACCAGTTGGTGACCACTGGTTTCGAGGGTGTCCAGGATGCGGCCCTGGAGCTGCAATTGTTCGTGATGCTCGGCGAACTGCCGCTGACCGCCATCACCTCCTTCGTCGGCATCGTGCTGGTCGTGGTCTTCTTCGTCACTTCCTCAGATTCCGGCTCGCTGGTGATCGATACCATCACGGCCGGCGGCAAGGTCGACGCCCCCAAGCCGCAGCGCGTGTTTTGGGCGGTGATCGAAGGCCTGATTGCGATTGCTCTGCTGCTCGGTGGCGGGTTGGTCGCGCTGCAGGCCATGGCTGTCTCCACGGGCTTGCCATTCACATTGGTGCTTCTCGCAGGTTGTTTTGCAATCGTTAAAGGTCTGCTGAGTGAGCATCGCTTGATTAATCCCAAGTATAGAAAAACATCGATCACATAA
- the bmt gene encoding betaine--homocysteine S-methyltransferase: protein MASCNKLEQILTSRDWLLADGATGTNLFDMGLTSGEAPELWNELYPRRIARMYTLALEAGSDIFLTNSFGSNAARLRLHGSQHRARELSRLSAAIARDVADRYPRPIVVAGSVGPTGEIMSPLGSLTHELAVEIFHEQAEGLKEGGADVLWLETMSSIEELQAASDAFKLASMPWCGTMSFDTAGRTMMGVTAQSAMETVGQMPNMPVAFGANCGVGASDLMRTVLNFTSQGNAVPIIAKGNAGIPEYFDGHIRYSGTPELMADYAVLARDAGAKIIGGCCGTTPEHLARMRAALEERPRGERPTLEQIRNVLGEFSSVSDDHGKSREGPNRRNRRSKFNK, encoded by the coding sequence ATGGCTAGCTGTAATAAGCTCGAGCAAATTTTGACGTCTCGCGATTGGTTGCTGGCAGATGGGGCTACGGGGACCAACCTGTTCGACATGGGTTTGACGTCTGGCGAAGCACCGGAATTGTGGAATGAGCTCTACCCTCGGAGAATTGCTCGAATGTATACTCTAGCCTTGGAAGCCGGCAGCGATATTTTTCTGACTAATTCTTTTGGTAGTAATGCCGCACGGCTTAGGCTACATGGATCACAACACCGAGCTCGCGAATTATCTCGACTGTCCGCCGCCATCGCACGAGATGTAGCAGACCGCTATCCGCGCCCCATCGTTGTTGCAGGTTCTGTGGGGCCAACGGGTGAAATAATGTCTCCCTTGGGCTCGCTAACTCATGAGTTGGCAGTGGAGATCTTTCATGAGCAGGCTGAAGGCCTCAAGGAAGGTGGTGCCGACGTATTGTGGCTGGAGACCATGTCATCAATTGAAGAACTTCAGGCTGCGAGCGATGCCTTTAAACTGGCCAGTATGCCTTGGTGTGGGACGATGAGCTTTGATACGGCTGGGAGAACCATGATGGGTGTGACCGCTCAGAGCGCGATGGAGACGGTTGGTCAGATGCCTAACATGCCAGTAGCGTTTGGAGCGAACTGCGGCGTTGGGGCATCGGATTTGATGCGCACGGTCCTGAACTTTACGTCTCAAGGTAATGCAGTCCCAATTATTGCTAAAGGAAATGCTGGCATACCGGAATACTTCGATGGACATATTCGCTATAGTGGGACTCCTGAGCTCATGGCCGATTATGCGGTTCTGGCGCGGGACGCGGGAGCCAAAATAATTGGTGGCTGCTGTGGTACGACTCCGGAGCATCTCGCTAGGATGCGCGCAGCGCTTGAAGAAAGGCCGCGAGGTGAACGACCCACTTTGGAGCAGATTCGCAATGTGCTGGGTGAATTCTCCTCGGTCAGTGATGACCATGGTAAATCCCGGGAAGGACCTAATCGTCGAAATCGCCGAAGTAAATTTAACAAGTGA
- a CDS encoding PLP-dependent transferase — MPESTLYALEETLAALEDAEAAWSFSSGMRAISDLLLTHGQRGIVCLGEVYGGTLPGALTATSAGYSSLITC, encoded by the coding sequence ATGCCAGAATCCACCCTATACGCTCTGGAGGAGACGCTAGCTGCTCTGGAGGATGCCGAGGCAGCCTGGTCGTTCTCTTCGGGCATGAGAGCCATCAGCGACCTGCTGTTGACTCATGGGCAGCGCGGCATCGTCTGCCTCGGCGAGGTCTATGGAGGCACCTTGCCGGGTGCATTGACTGCGACATCAGCCGGTTACAGCTCCTTGATCACTTGTTAA
- a CDS encoding transmembrane sensor/regulator PpyR: MRRYFDDPQCAHALGNALLLLGLVLLGVGVTGGYLIDGRLSLIAQVLAHVLIILGPTLVKLGYILRINARHRLHLTY; the protein is encoded by the coding sequence ATGCGGCGATACTTTGATGACCCCCAATGTGCCCATGCCCTGGGGAATGCTTTACTGCTTCTAGGGCTGGTATTGCTGGGTGTCGGTGTGACGGGAGGCTACCTCATCGACGGCCGCCTGTCGCTGATCGCTCAAGTTCTGGCTCACGTACTGATCATTCTCGGACCTACACTGGTGAAGCTCGGGTACATACTGCGCATCAATGCCCGACATCGCCTACATCTCACCTATTGA
- a CDS encoding succinate dehydrogenase iron-sulfur subunit translates to MFSVRLYRYHPEHDAAPRMETYEVEERFRLAMVLDVLEYLKHQDTTLTYRRSCREGVCGSDGMNINGKNGLACITPVAEALNGTDILILRPLPGMPVIRDLVVDQAQFMRQFEKIRPWLINDEPPIARERLQSPEEREKLDGLYECILCACCSSACPSWWWNPDKYIGPAGLLQAYRFLIDSRDTATSDRLADLDDPFSVFRCRQIANCTWVCPKGLNPLKAIGHIKAMLLKHGT, encoded by the coding sequence ATGTTTAGCGTCCGGCTCTATCGCTACCATCCCGAACACGACGCGGCGCCGCGTATGGAAACCTATGAGGTCGAGGAGCGATTCCGCTTAGCGATGGTGCTTGATGTGCTCGAATACCTGAAGCATCAGGACACGACTCTGACCTATCGACGCTCCTGTCGTGAGGGGGTGTGCGGCTCGGATGGCATGAACATCAACGGCAAGAATGGCCTGGCCTGTATTACGCCGGTCGCCGAGGCACTGAACGGCACCGATATCCTGATCTTGCGTCCCTTGCCCGGTATGCCGGTCATCCGCGACCTGGTAGTCGATCAAGCACAGTTCATGCGCCAGTTCGAGAAGATTCGCCCCTGGTTGATCAACGACGAGCCACCCATCGCCCGGGAACGCCTGCAGAGCCCCGAGGAGCGCGAGAAACTCGACGGGCTCTATGAATGCATTCTCTGCGCCTGTTGCAGCTCGGCCTGTCCGTCCTGGTGGTGGAACCCGGATAAGTACATCGGTCCTGCGGGGTTGTTGCAAGCCTACCGCTTTCTGATCGATAGCCGAGATACCGCAACCAGCGATCGCCTGGCCGACCTCGATGACCCCTTCAGCGTGTTCCGCTGTCGACAGATCGCCAACTGCACCTGGGTGTGCCCCAAGGGGCTAAACCCGTTGAAGGCGATCGGTCACATCAAGGCCATGCTGCTGAAACATGGAACCTGA
- a CDS encoding 2-hydroxyacyl-CoA dehydratase, whose translation MAFRQVKDLLVWIRDFHARLGEQYAQLAEVQQDERMRMALAFLADREKRMSSGMLAYLEDGREGLLTTWLIDSQEFGHPDVLERIPRCLGCRDTHDLLANVMTAHQTLKDMYRLRAELASIPEEAELFEQLAEQQDAEARLQTRDFARLEMY comes from the coding sequence ATGGCTTTTCGCCAAGTCAAGGATCTGCTCGTCTGGATACGCGATTTTCATGCTCGGCTGGGGGAGCAGTACGCCCAACTGGCTGAAGTACAACAGGATGAGCGGATGAGGATGGCACTTGCGTTCCTTGCAGATCGTGAGAAGCGCATGTCGAGTGGCATGTTGGCCTATCTTGAGGATGGCCGCGAAGGATTGCTCACGACCTGGCTAATCGACAGCCAGGAATTCGGTCATCCTGACGTGCTGGAGCGGATACCTCGCTGCCTGGGCTGTCGCGATACCCACGACCTCCTCGCTAACGTGATGACCGCCCACCAGACGCTCAAGGACATGTACCGGTTGCGTGCCGAATTGGCTTCCATACCTGAGGAAGCTGAGCTGTTCGAACAGCTGGCCGAGCAGCAGGATGCAGAAGCCCGCCTGCAAACACGTGACTTCGCACGCCTCGAGATGTACTGA
- a CDS encoding YIP1 family protein has translation MNISLILQLPFTQEGGWQQLRRERPSLNALILRVVLPLSLLPPVMLHYAIYRHGDALLPGLADRPWAIIAPALFTAELLTFLVMGWLIHGVARAHRLRLSHRDAYFLAAMAPLPLWFSSLTLFVPDMVFIICGVLLAMMLSCGLVYHGLQALAEREEDDVMVMSATYTVMAFGLMAWGILLALVWAL, from the coding sequence ATGAACATTTCCCTGATTCTGCAGCTTCCCTTCACGCAAGAGGGAGGCTGGCAGCAACTGCGACGCGAGCGCCCTTCTCTCAATGCCTTGATCCTGCGCGTGGTACTGCCGCTGTCGCTGCTGCCGCCGGTCATGCTGCACTACGCCATCTACCGGCATGGCGATGCCCTGCTGCCCGGCCTGGCCGATCGCCCCTGGGCAATTATCGCGCCGGCCCTCTTCACCGCCGAGCTGCTCACCTTCCTGGTGATGGGCTGGCTGATCCACGGCGTGGCGCGCGCCCACCGCCTGCGGCTGAGCCACCGCGACGCCTACTTCCTCGCCGCCATGGCGCCGCTGCCGCTGTGGTTCTCCTCGCTGACGCTGTTCGTCCCCGACATGGTGTTCATCATCTGTGGCGTGCTGCTGGCGATGATGCTGTCGTGCGGGCTGGTCTACCACGGCCTGCAGGCGCTCGCCGAGCGCGAGGAGGACGATGTCATGGTGATGTCGGCCACCTACACGGTGATGGCCTTCGGGCTGATGGCGTGGGGAATACTGTTGGCGCTGGTCTGGGCGCTGTAG
- a CDS encoding Yip1 family protein, with protein MNLAIILQLPFTRAGGWQQLRQGRPSIPKLVWLVVLPMSLLPPVLLYYAGTHYGDTFIAGFGERPWRYITTILFLAELLTFFVMGWLIHAVVNSDDMSIDYHDAYLLAALAPLPLWSASLALLIPSVLLNTLVAIVALGISCSLIYHGLQALCHREDSDVVAMSATYTVMAGGVLAWGLLMAIVWAY; from the coding sequence ATGAATCTCGCGATAATTCTGCAGCTCCCCTTCACCCGCGCAGGCGGCTGGCAGCAACTGCGTCAAGGACGCCCCTCCATTCCGAAGTTGGTCTGGCTGGTGGTATTGCCCATGTCACTGCTTCCCCCCGTGCTGCTCTATTACGCCGGCACGCACTATGGTGACACCTTCATTGCTGGGTTCGGTGAGCGTCCATGGCGTTACATCACCACGATCCTGTTTCTCGCCGAGCTGCTCACTTTCTTCGTAATGGGATGGCTGATTCATGCGGTGGTCAATAGCGATGACATGTCAATCGATTACCACGACGCTTACTTGCTTGCGGCCCTGGCGCCGTTGCCGCTGTGGTCCGCCTCGCTGGCCCTGCTGATTCCTAGCGTGCTGCTCAACACGCTGGTGGCAATCGTGGCCCTGGGGATTTCCTGCAGCCTGATTTACCACGGCCTGCAGGCCCTGTGCCATCGCGAGGATAGCGATGTCGTGGCAATGTCTGCGACCTATACCGTCATGGCTGGCGGTGTTCTGGCCTGGGGACTGCTGATGGCCATAGTCTGGGCGTACTGA
- a CDS encoding MarR family winged helix-turn-helix transcriptional regulator yields MSEHDSSEAVSSPLTKQDFERLSHFRHQLRCFLRVSEDICQQHGLTSLQYQLLLHLKGFTGREWATVGELAERLQAKHHGTVMLVDRCEQLGLVQRSPGRNDRRRSEVHLLPKGALIVEQVASEHQPELRHLQEEFQLPGWSESV; encoded by the coding sequence ATGTCCGAGCATGATTCATCTGAAGCGGTATCCAGCCCTTTGACCAAGCAGGATTTCGAGCGGCTTTCCCACTTTCGCCACCAGCTGCGCTGTTTCTTGCGGGTCAGCGAAGATATTTGCCAGCAGCATGGCCTCACCTCGCTGCAGTATCAGCTGCTGCTGCACCTGAAGGGGTTTACGGGGCGGGAGTGGGCCACGGTGGGGGAGCTCGCCGAACGGCTCCAGGCCAAGCATCACGGCACCGTGATGCTGGTCGATCGCTGCGAGCAGCTCGGCCTGGTGCAGCGAAGCCCCGGACGCAACGACCGGCGGCGCAGCGAAGTGCACCTGCTGCCGAAGGGGGCGCTGATCGTCGAACAGGTTGCCAGCGAGCATCAGCCGGAGTTGCGTCACTTGCAGGAGGAGTTCCAACTGCCCGGCTGGTCGGAGTCAGTTTAG